Below is a genomic region from Gemmatimonadota bacterium.
CGCTTCGTCCGCCACCGCCACCGCGAACTGCGTGAAGCGGTCCGTGCGCCGCACCTCCTTCTTCTCCAGATAGCGCTCGGGATCGAAGCCTTTCACCTCGCAGGCGAAGCGGACATCGAACGCCTCCGTCGCCTCGAATTGGGTGATCGGACCCGCGCCGCTCACGCCCTCAAGAAGCGCGCGCCAGGTGGCTTCCACATCCAGGCCAACGGGCGTCAAGGCGCCCAGGCCCGTGATCACCACGCGATGCCCGCGATTGCTACGCGTCTGCATGCCACACCCCGAGCGTCAACTGTCCACCCCGCATGAGCCCCACTACGCCGCCTGGTGCTCCTTCAGGTAGCGGATGGCATCGCCCACCGTCTGCAACTGCTCGGCATCCTCGTCCGGGATCTCGATGCCGAACTCCTCCTCGAAGGCCATCACCAGCTCTACCGTGTCCAGTGAATCGGCACCCAGATCCTCCACGAACGAAGCCTCGGGCGTAACCTTCTCCGGCTCGACCCCCAGCTCGTTGACGATGATCTCCTTCACCCGCGCCTCGGTGTTCTCCGCCATGGTGCCCTCACGGTTGTGGTGTTACAGGAACATCCCGCCATCCACGACAATGACCTGCCCGGTAATGTAAGCGGCACCGGGACCGGCGAGAAAGCGGACCGCCCCCGCGACGTCCTCGGGCAAACCCAG
It encodes:
- a CDS encoding acyl carrier protein; translated protein: MAENTEARVKEIIVNELGVEPEKVTPEASFVEDLGADSLDTVELVMAFEEEFGIEIPDEDAEQLQTVGDAIRYLKEHQAA